Proteins encoded together in one Planctomyces sp. SH-PL14 window:
- the feoB gene encoding ferrous iron transport protein B: protein MSVASAPAAPPPRELTIALVGNPNTGKSTLFNALSGMNARVGNFPGCTVEKKTGRFQLGGKAATLVDLPGTYSLSPRSADEMVSVEVLLGRVADLPRPDVVICIVDASNLERNLYLFSQLLDLGLPVVLCLNMADVAERRGVKFDPAALSQRLGVPVVTTSAHKRAGVQELEQAILRAAESPVRRGSIFPEPFTREVQLLGEWFAKHKLTVPEYLVERTLLDIGGESEHRFIEQAPLELPAYLAGARERLAQAGCRVPAVETRIRYGWIRQQLEGVYERPDDSQRETATDRIDRVLTGKVTGLTIFAGLMLTVFVTLFILAEPLMGAIEGLQGWLGGLVESVMSPGTLRSLIVDGLIAGVGSVVVFVPQIALLFLFIALMEDCGYMARAAFLMDKLMTKIGLSGKSFLPLMSSFACAIPGVMATRVIENRRDRMVTMLIAPLMSCSARLPVYILLIAAFVPPVRLGGWLPAQGFTLFAMYLVGIVVAVPVAWILKKTFFPGETPPFVMELPEYKWPSPWLVLARVWDRVKAFLGEAGTLIFCTSVIVWALGYFPENHTAQLALQSQLAVLEEVPEEQQDTAKIEEVQGELNAESGRLIEASYLGRMGHAIEPLVRPVGWDWKIGMGVISSFPAREVIIGTLGTIYSLGGEVDEEDEGLRTALQEATWQGTERKVFNLPVALSLMVFFALCAQCAATLMVIRRETNSWRWPIFTFVYMTALAYAGAFVTYRVAGMFFATVT from the coding sequence ATGTCCGTTGCCTCCGCCCCGGCCGCCCCTCCTCCGCGGGAACTGACGATCGCCCTCGTCGGGAACCCCAACACGGGGAAGAGCACGCTCTTCAACGCCCTGTCGGGGATGAACGCCCGCGTCGGCAACTTCCCGGGCTGCACGGTTGAGAAGAAGACCGGCCGGTTTCAGCTCGGGGGCAAAGCGGCGACGCTCGTCGACCTGCCGGGGACCTACAGCCTCTCGCCCCGCTCGGCGGACGAGATGGTCTCGGTGGAGGTTCTGCTGGGCCGCGTTGCCGACCTGCCGCGGCCGGACGTCGTGATCTGCATCGTCGACGCTTCGAACCTCGAACGGAACCTGTACCTCTTCAGCCAGCTCCTCGACCTCGGCCTCCCGGTCGTCCTGTGCCTCAACATGGCCGATGTCGCCGAGCGGCGGGGGGTCAAGTTCGACCCCGCGGCCCTGTCGCAGCGGCTGGGGGTTCCGGTCGTCACGACTTCCGCCCACAAGCGGGCCGGCGTTCAGGAGCTGGAGCAGGCGATCCTCCGCGCGGCGGAGTCGCCGGTGCGGCGGGGATCGATCTTTCCCGAGCCCTTCACCCGCGAAGTCCAGCTCCTGGGAGAGTGGTTCGCCAAGCACAAGCTGACCGTCCCGGAATACCTGGTGGAGCGGACGCTCCTCGATATCGGCGGCGAGAGCGAGCACCGGTTCATCGAGCAGGCTCCGCTGGAGCTGCCGGCGTACCTCGCCGGGGCCCGGGAGCGGCTGGCTCAGGCCGGTTGCCGCGTGCCGGCTGTTGAGACGCGGATTCGGTATGGATGGATCCGCCAGCAGCTCGAAGGAGTGTACGAACGTCCCGACGACAGCCAGCGGGAGACCGCGACGGACCGCATCGACCGGGTCCTGACCGGTAAGGTGACGGGACTGACGATCTTCGCCGGCCTGATGCTGACAGTCTTCGTGACTCTCTTCATCCTGGCCGAGCCGCTGATGGGGGCCATCGAAGGGCTGCAGGGGTGGCTCGGCGGACTCGTGGAATCGGTCATGTCGCCGGGGACGCTGCGGAGCCTGATCGTCGACGGACTGATTGCCGGCGTCGGGTCGGTGGTCGTGTTCGTCCCGCAGATCGCGCTCCTGTTCCTCTTTATCGCGCTGATGGAGGACTGCGGCTACATGGCTCGGGCCGCCTTCCTGATGGACAAGCTGATGACCAAGATCGGCCTCAGCGGGAAGTCATTCCTGCCGCTGATGTCGAGCTTTGCGTGCGCGATCCCCGGCGTGATGGCGACGCGGGTGATCGAGAACCGTCGCGACCGGATGGTGACGATGCTCATCGCTCCGCTGATGAGCTGCTCCGCCCGGCTGCCCGTTTACATCCTGCTCATCGCCGCCTTCGTGCCGCCGGTCCGGCTGGGGGGCTGGTTGCCGGCGCAGGGGTTCACGCTGTTTGCGATGTATCTCGTGGGGATCGTGGTCGCGGTTCCGGTGGCGTGGATCCTCAAGAAGACCTTCTTCCCCGGTGAGACGCCGCCGTTCGTGATGGAGCTGCCGGAGTACAAGTGGCCTTCGCCCTGGCTGGTCCTGGCCCGCGTGTGGGACCGGGTGAAGGCGTTCCTGGGTGAGGCGGGGACGCTGATCTTCTGTACGTCCGTCATCGTGTGGGCTTTGGGGTATTTCCCGGAGAACCACACCGCGCAGCTCGCGCTGCAGTCGCAGCTGGCGGTGCTGGAAGAGGTTCCGGAGGAGCAGCAGGACACGGCGAAGATTGAAGAGGTCCAGGGGGAGCTGAATGCCGAGAGCGGGCGGCTGATTGAGGCGAGCTATCTGGGCCGGATGGGGCATGCCATCGAGCCGCTGGTCCGGCCGGTGGGTTGGGACTGGAAGATCGGGATGGGGGTCATCTCCTCGTTCCCCGCGCGGGAAGTCATCATCGGGACGCTGGGGACGATCTACAGCCTGGGGGGCGAGGTCGACGAGGAGGATGAGGGGCTTCGGACGGCCCTCCAGGAGGCGACCTGGCAGGGGACGGAGCGTAAAGTTTTCAATCTGCCGGTCGCTTTGTCGCTGATGGTTTTCTTTGCCCTCTGTGCTCAGTGCGCCGCGACGCTGATGGTGATTCGCCGCGAGACGAACAGTTGGCGGTGGCCGATTTTCACGTTCGTGTACATGACCGCGCTGGCTTACGCGGGGGCGTTTGTGACGTACCGGGTGGCGGGGATGTTCTTTGCGACCGTGACCTGA
- a CDS encoding pseudouridine synthase yields the protein MQDPSDYEAPETGPPPASPEIPKIRLQRFLAACGLGSRRACEEYITQGRVTVDGVEVTELGVTVNPSVQKIMLDGERLRMERKKYYLFNKPTGVLCTNNDPKRRPRVVDFFPDAGPRLFTVGRLDEDSEGLILVTNDGDLAQRMAHPRYRIYRTYLVQVAGFPTREIFDQLKKGVFFLEGKFKVHDVQTVKRQGQSMWLEVILSEGHNREIRRLFAKMGHKVMRLERIAFGPLSLGKLKAGEFRELRHEELERLHSVLMKAEAQSRPSSKARKPARPGRPARANAPIKDAPRPLRPRRAPAAQMDEGEPDFDLPLNRHPALPYGGRPADSPSDSPPPGGPRSGRPGGARPGAARSGSARPRSDRAGAGDRETRPPRKGRPRAESVGDAPPAEARTPGHRAPRPKGAPAKGRPARFSEGGEKRPAFGEKRFTKRTPKGEAKRRPQRRTKPRRGEGRG from the coding sequence ATGCAAGATCCCTCCGATTACGAAGCCCCGGAAACCGGCCCACCACCCGCCTCTCCGGAAATCCCCAAAATCCGCCTCCAGAGGTTCCTCGCCGCCTGCGGACTCGGGTCCCGCCGTGCCTGCGAAGAATACATCACCCAGGGCCGAGTCACCGTCGACGGCGTCGAAGTCACCGAACTCGGCGTCACGGTGAACCCCTCCGTCCAGAAAATCATGCTGGACGGCGAACGCCTCCGCATGGAGCGGAAAAAGTACTACCTCTTCAACAAACCGACCGGCGTCCTCTGCACCAATAACGACCCCAAACGCCGACCCCGCGTCGTCGACTTCTTCCCCGACGCCGGACCCCGACTGTTCACCGTCGGCCGCCTCGACGAAGACAGCGAAGGCCTGATCCTCGTTACCAACGACGGCGACCTCGCACAGCGGATGGCCCACCCCCGCTACCGCATCTACCGGACCTACCTCGTCCAGGTCGCCGGCTTCCCCACCCGCGAGATCTTCGACCAGCTCAAGAAAGGGGTCTTCTTCCTCGAAGGGAAGTTCAAGGTCCACGACGTCCAGACCGTCAAACGCCAAGGCCAGAGCATGTGGCTCGAGGTCATCCTCAGCGAAGGCCACAACCGCGAGATCCGCCGCCTCTTCGCCAAGATGGGCCACAAGGTCATGCGGCTGGAGCGGATCGCCTTCGGCCCCCTGAGCCTCGGCAAGCTCAAGGCCGGCGAGTTCCGCGAACTCCGCCACGAAGAGCTCGAACGACTCCACTCCGTCCTCATGAAGGCCGAGGCGCAGTCCCGTCCTTCGAGCAAGGCCCGCAAACCGGCCCGGCCCGGTCGTCCAGCCCGCGCGAACGCCCCGATCAAGGATGCTCCCCGCCCGCTTCGCCCCCGCCGGGCTCCCGCCGCGCAGATGGACGAGGGAGAACCGGACTTCGATCTCCCGCTGAACCGGCACCCGGCTCTCCCGTACGGCGGCCGCCCCGCCGACTCCCCGTCAGACAGCCCGCCTCCGGGTGGCCCTCGTTCGGGCCGACCCGGTGGTGCCAGACCCGGCGCGGCCAGATCCGGTTCCGCCCGGCCGCGCTCCGATCGGGCCGGCGCCGGAGACCGCGAGACACGCCCACCCCGCAAAGGACGTCCGCGAGCCGAGTCCGTCGGAGACGCTCCGCCGGCGGAAGCGCGAACACCGGGCCACCGGGCTCCCCGCCCGAAGGGCGCCCCGGCCAAAGGCCGGCCAGCCCGTTTCTCCGAAGGGGGCGAAAAGCGGCCAGCCTTCGGCGAGAAACGATTCACCAAACGCACCCCCAAAGGCGAAGCCAAACGGCGCCCCCAGCGCAGGACGAAGCCACGCCGCGGCGAGGGGAGAGGCTGA
- a CDS encoding ABC transporter ATP-binding protein has protein sequence MDFARSSRQRYLEYREEVRRRRGERETPPVSPHGTGPMRPAGPRQRSTTALLKAFWQFLAGQRGPVLWSLFTLTLATLLGLIPPASTKFVVDNVLGNQPLPDVPWIRALVPTDKWRLLIALTAAVTLLSGVRVLLKISGRWAATRATKRVQMSIRKRVMEHAVRLPLPRVHELKSGGMASLLREDAGGIGDLIFGLLYNPWRAVVQLLGSLLILAWVDWRLLLGALLVIPAVYLSHRTWILEIRPRFRDVRARRQQIDSQTTETFAGMRVVRAFGRQRTETARVMTNAHLMGRQELFVWWWMRVIEIVWELLIPLGSGALLLYGGWRVLNDQLTVGELMMFLVYLVMLLEPMAILAESAATLQNSLSGLDRVLDLLGEPREMEATDASLRISHEDVLGRVTFSDVSFRYAAESPWALQDVDLDVNAGETIALVGPSGAGKTTLCNLVARFYDPTAGAIRLDGRDLREIDVESYRGLLGVVEQDVFLFDGTIAENIAYGLRDATQGAIEEAARVANADEFIRRLPQGYGTVIGERGVKLSGGQRQRLAIARALVADPRILILDEATSNLDTESERLIQQSLRSLMRGRTSFIIAHRLSTIRHASRILVLEGGRIIESGTHDELIAQGGRYRRMVELQASLDTEQVAAETQT, from the coding sequence ATGGACTTCGCCCGCTCCAGCCGCCAGCGCTACCTCGAATACCGGGAGGAAGTCCGTCGACGCCGCGGGGAGCGGGAGACGCCTCCGGTCTCGCCACATGGGACGGGACCGATGCGTCCCGCCGGCCCACGCCAGCGTTCCACAACGGCCCTGCTCAAAGCCTTCTGGCAATTCCTCGCCGGACAACGCGGGCCGGTCCTCTGGTCGCTCTTCACTCTGACGCTGGCCACCCTCCTGGGGCTGATTCCTCCGGCATCGACCAAGTTCGTCGTCGACAACGTCCTCGGAAATCAACCGCTGCCGGACGTCCCCTGGATCCGCGCCCTCGTCCCGACCGATAAGTGGCGGCTCCTGATCGCCCTCACGGCCGCCGTGACGCTCCTGTCGGGAGTCCGCGTCCTCCTCAAAATCTCCGGCCGCTGGGCCGCGACCCGGGCCACCAAGCGGGTCCAGATGTCGATCCGCAAGCGGGTCATGGAACACGCCGTCCGGCTCCCCCTCCCCCGCGTCCACGAACTCAAGTCTGGCGGAATGGCGAGCCTGCTGCGGGAAGACGCCGGCGGGATCGGCGACCTGATCTTCGGCCTCCTCTACAACCCCTGGCGGGCGGTCGTCCAGCTCCTCGGGAGCCTGCTGATTCTGGCCTGGGTCGACTGGCGGCTCCTGCTCGGGGCGCTGTTGGTGATTCCGGCGGTCTACCTCTCGCACCGGACCTGGATCCTCGAGATCCGCCCGCGGTTCCGCGACGTCCGGGCCCGGCGGCAGCAGATCGACAGTCAGACGACCGAGACCTTCGCCGGGATGCGGGTCGTGCGGGCCTTTGGCCGGCAGCGGACCGAGACCGCCCGCGTGATGACGAACGCCCATCTCATGGGCCGGCAGGAGCTGTTCGTCTGGTGGTGGATGCGGGTCATCGAGATCGTGTGGGAGCTGCTGATTCCGCTCGGCTCGGGGGCGCTGCTGCTGTACGGCGGCTGGCGGGTACTGAACGACCAGCTCACCGTCGGGGAGCTGATGATGTTCCTCGTGTACCTCGTGATGTTGCTGGAGCCGATGGCGATCCTGGCGGAGAGCGCGGCGACGCTGCAGAACAGCCTGTCGGGGCTCGATCGGGTGCTTGATCTGCTCGGCGAGCCGCGGGAGATGGAGGCGACCGACGCCTCGCTGCGGATCTCGCACGAAGACGTGCTGGGACGGGTGACGTTCAGTGACGTGTCATTCCGTTATGCCGCGGAGTCGCCGTGGGCGTTGCAGGATGTCGATCTCGACGTCAATGCGGGAGAGACGATCGCGCTCGTGGGGCCGAGCGGGGCGGGGAAGACGACGCTGTGCAATCTTGTGGCGCGGTTCTATGACCCGACGGCGGGGGCGATCCGGCTTGACGGGAGGGACCTGCGGGAGATTGACGTCGAGAGTTATCGCGGGCTTTTGGGCGTGGTTGAGCAGGACGTGTTCCTGTTCGACGGGACGATTGCGGAGAACATTGCGTATGGGCTGCGGGATGCGACGCAGGGGGCGATTGAGGAGGCGGCGCGGGTGGCGAATGCGGACGAGTTCATCCGGCGGTTGCCGCAGGGGTATGGGACGGTGATTGGGGAGCGGGGGGTGAAGTTGAGTGGTGGTCAGCGGCAGCGGCTGGCGATTGCGCGGGCGCTGGTGGCGGATCCGCGGATCCTGATTCTGGATGAGGCGACGAGCAATCTGGATACGGAGAGTGAGCGGTTGATTCAGCAGAGTTTGCGGTCGCTGATGCGGGGTCGGACGTCATTTATCATTGCGCATCGGTTGAGCACGATTCGGCATGCGAGTCGGATTCTGGTGTTGGAGGGTGGTCGGATTATTGAGTCGGGGACGCATGACGAGCTGATTGCGCAGGGCGGCCGTTATCGTCGGATGGTCGAACTCCAGGCCTCGCTTGATACGGAGCAGGTGGCAGCAGAGACGCAGACCTGA
- a CDS encoding iron chaperone, which translates to MKPATVDDYIAQSPEEVRPILEKIRATIRRAAPKATERISYRMPAFFQDGVLVYIGAFKNHIGLYPPVCGDEALEAEVAPYEGEKGNLRFPLDRPIPYGLIGRIVKSHVRENAARAAAKASTARSRRSGTRSRG; encoded by the coding sequence ATGAAGCCGGCCACCGTCGACGACTACATCGCCCAGTCTCCGGAGGAGGTCCGGCCGATCCTCGAGAAGATCCGGGCCACGATCCGCCGCGCGGCGCCGAAGGCGACGGAGCGGATCAGCTACCGGATGCCGGCCTTCTTCCAGGACGGCGTGCTGGTCTACATCGGGGCCTTCAAGAACCACATCGGCCTCTATCCGCCGGTGTGCGGGGACGAAGCGCTTGAGGCCGAAGTCGCCCCCTATGAAGGGGAAAAGGGGAACCTCCGCTTTCCGCTCGACCGCCCGATCCCGTACGGGCTGATCGGCCGGATCGTCAAGTCCCACGTCCGGGAGAACGCGGCCCGCGCCGCTGCGAAGGCCTCCACGGCAAGGAGCCGCCGTTCCGGCACTCGATCTCGCGGTTGA
- the lepB gene encoding signal peptidase I, whose translation MSTAPTPANAAATSTGTAAPGAGPATSTTPAKTKKDSPPESARDTIESIIFALLMAFLFRTFEAEAFVIPTGSMAPTLYGRHKEVHCHECGYPIVVGASDEVDNKDGTLINRLNQVVCQNCGGVTDAYEDVPFNGDRILVNKYPYEFGEPDRWDVFVFKNPEQPEMNYIKRLVGLPGETIRIRNGDLYRVVDGKASILRKPPEKQRFLQIPVYDDRYPAEKLLAAGWPERWAAVEKTGQPNGNGAIDGWEPTDLGWKHDPKTREFRLEKADAAPRTIRYRHYLATPEVWQSLASGIDVRPAASLVADDCGYNNFTVRAPFNDGISPANLELGAYWVNDLTVNFGLELTAIDPGAAVVLELLEGVYQYQCKIDPSSGMATLTETSMTGNVTVELASQQTSLRGPGTYAITFTCVDDRLCLWVDGSLVDFGPKASLEHFATADSLPHPRDRSPVGITVAGAQATVRDLLLQRDVYYRTAESHCLHGLEDQLARLLGNVEQWSELYSNTEKCQTRDLQVDRNGFLAFGDNSPRSSDSRFWRDTQSVPRDFLVGKAFWIYWPHGIPFLNGGKGFTVMRHAVDRDVIKDKSWLNYPKMTFPFYPQFWRMKRIR comes from the coding sequence ATGTCGACCGCCCCCACGCCCGCCAACGCCGCCGCGACCTCCACCGGCACCGCCGCCCCCGGAGCGGGCCCGGCCACGTCGACGACCCCCGCCAAGACCAAGAAGGACTCCCCGCCGGAAAGCGCGCGGGACACGATCGAATCGATCATCTTCGCCCTCCTGATGGCGTTCCTGTTCCGCACCTTCGAGGCGGAGGCGTTCGTCATCCCCACCGGCTCGATGGCCCCCACGCTGTACGGGCGGCACAAGGAGGTCCACTGCCACGAATGCGGGTATCCGATCGTCGTCGGCGCGAGCGATGAAGTCGACAACAAGGACGGCACCCTCATCAACCGCCTCAACCAGGTCGTCTGCCAGAACTGCGGCGGCGTCACCGACGCCTACGAAGACGTCCCCTTCAACGGCGACCGGATCCTCGTCAACAAGTACCCCTACGAGTTCGGCGAGCCCGACCGCTGGGACGTCTTTGTGTTCAAGAATCCGGAACAGCCGGAGATGAACTACATCAAGCGCCTCGTCGGCCTCCCCGGCGAGACGATCCGCATCCGCAACGGCGACCTGTACCGCGTCGTCGACGGCAAGGCCTCGATTCTCCGCAAGCCGCCCGAAAAGCAGCGGTTCCTCCAGATCCCCGTCTACGACGACCGCTACCCCGCGGAAAAACTCCTCGCGGCGGGCTGGCCGGAACGCTGGGCCGCCGTCGAGAAGACGGGGCAGCCGAACGGGAACGGGGCCATCGACGGCTGGGAACCGACCGACCTCGGCTGGAAGCACGACCCCAAGACCCGCGAGTTCCGCCTGGAGAAGGCGGACGCCGCCCCCCGCACGATCCGCTACCGCCACTACCTCGCGACCCCCGAGGTCTGGCAATCCCTCGCCAGCGGCATCGACGTCCGCCCCGCGGCCTCCCTGGTGGCGGACGACTGCGGCTACAACAACTTCACCGTCCGGGCCCCCTTCAACGACGGCATCTCACCGGCGAACCTCGAACTCGGCGCCTACTGGGTCAACGACCTCACGGTGAACTTCGGGCTCGAGCTGACGGCGATCGATCCGGGGGCCGCCGTCGTCCTGGAACTTCTCGAAGGGGTCTACCAGTACCAGTGCAAGATCGACCCCAGCTCCGGCATGGCGACCCTGACCGAGACGTCGATGACCGGCAACGTCACGGTCGAGCTCGCCTCGCAGCAGACCTCGCTCCGCGGTCCGGGGACTTACGCCATCACCTTCACCTGCGTGGACGACCGCCTCTGCCTGTGGGTCGACGGCAGCCTCGTCGACTTCGGCCCCAAGGCGAGCCTCGAGCATTTCGCCACCGCCGACTCCCTGCCGCACCCGCGGGACCGGTCGCCGGTCGGGATCACGGTCGCGGGGGCCCAGGCCACGGTCCGGGACCTGCTGCTCCAGCGGGATGTGTATTACCGGACGGCGGAGTCGCATTGCCTGCATGGCCTCGAAGACCAGCTCGCCCGGCTTCTCGGCAACGTGGAGCAGTGGAGCGAGCTGTACTCGAACACGGAGAAGTGCCAGACCCGCGACCTCCAGGTCGATCGGAACGGGTTCCTGGCCTTCGGCGACAACAGTCCCCGCAGCAGCGACAGCCGCTTCTGGCGCGACACGCAGAGCGTCCCGCGGGACTTCCTGGTCGGCAAGGCGTTCTGGATCTACTGGCCGCACGGGATCCCGTTCCTCAATGGGGGGAAGGGCTTCACCGTGATGAGGCACGCCGTTGACCGGGACGTGATCAAGGACAAGAGCTGGCTCAACTACCCCAAGATGACGTTCCCGTTCTACCCGCAGTTCTGGCGGATGAAGCGGATCCGCTGA
- a CDS encoding cytochrome B6, which translates to MRSRTKSHTWLAVLTAACLASSSLVCAQETFDEVVKRTQKEKGSFAARHQKLLDERYDLKDRPADGAKMARGKAVQEGVRVRLPDGMTWDKLAGMTPEEIKEGDHWPAGFYPLPHPHHEAGGMLFPKLQIEEVKKQNARDLTRFDLDFDLPDHLLPEFPAPIYLTTRPDLGDVSKGKLVTLDNYYELFQEALNPKQLEGLRLLLTPFPQQQFNATDDRRSLRPSLGVACFDCHSNGHTNAATHTVGDIRPNEHRHRIDTPTLRGVNIQRLFGSQRALKTIEDFTEFEQRAAYFDGDPATAAKKGINPLERGSQVHFMAEFQELLDFPPAPKLDLFGKLDPKKASESELRGQELFFGKAQCSICHPGPYYTDNLMHNLRTERFFKEKMINGRKASADGPIKTFPLRGIKDSPPYLHDDRLLTLEDTVEFFNVVLGTELNKQEKADLVAFLRCL; encoded by the coding sequence ATGCGGAGTCGCACCAAGTCTCACACGTGGCTGGCGGTCCTGACCGCCGCCTGCCTGGCCTCCAGCTCACTCGTTTGCGCGCAGGAAACCTTTGACGAGGTGGTGAAACGGACGCAGAAGGAGAAGGGCTCCTTTGCCGCCCGGCACCAGAAGCTTCTCGACGAGCGGTATGACCTCAAGGACCGCCCGGCCGACGGCGCGAAAATGGCCCGCGGCAAGGCAGTCCAGGAAGGGGTCCGGGTCCGTCTCCCGGACGGCATGACCTGGGACAAGCTGGCGGGTATGACGCCGGAGGAGATCAAGGAGGGGGATCACTGGCCGGCCGGTTTCTATCCGCTGCCGCATCCGCACCATGAGGCGGGGGGGATGCTGTTCCCCAAGCTGCAGATCGAGGAGGTCAAGAAGCAGAACGCCCGCGACCTGACCCGTTTCGACCTCGACTTCGATCTCCCGGACCATCTGCTTCCGGAGTTCCCCGCTCCGATCTACCTCACGACCCGGCCCGACCTGGGAGACGTCTCGAAGGGGAAGCTGGTGACGCTGGACAACTATTATGAGCTGTTCCAGGAGGCCCTGAACCCGAAGCAGCTCGAAGGTCTGCGTCTGCTCCTGACGCCGTTCCCGCAGCAGCAGTTCAACGCCACGGACGACCGCCGCAGTCTCCGTCCGAGCCTGGGGGTTGCCTGTTTCGACTGTCACTCGAACGGCCACACGAACGCCGCCACGCATACCGTCGGGGACATCCGCCCGAATGAGCACCGTCATCGGATTGACACCCCGACGCTGCGGGGCGTCAACATCCAGCGGCTGTTCGGCTCGCAGCGGGCGCTGAAGACGATCGAGGATTTCACCGAGTTCGAGCAGCGGGCCGCTTACTTCGATGGCGATCCGGCGACGGCTGCCAAGAAGGGGATCAATCCGCTGGAGCGCGGAAGCCAGGTCCACTTCATGGCGGAATTCCAGGAACTGCTCGACTTCCCTCCGGCTCCGAAGCTCGACCTTTTCGGCAAGCTCGATCCGAAGAAGGCGAGCGAGAGCGAGCTTCGCGGGCAGGAGCTGTTCTTCGGGAAGGCGCAGTGTTCGATCTGTCATCCGGGTCCGTACTACACGGACAACCTGATGCACAATCTGCGGACGGAGCGGTTCTTTAAGGAGAAGATGATCAATGGCCGGAAGGCGTCGGCGGATGGTCCGATCAAGACGTTCCCGCTGCGGGGGATCAAGGATTCGCCGCCGTACCTGCATGATGACCGGCTGCTGACGCTGGAGGACACGGTGGAGTTTTTCAACGTGGTTCTCGGGACGGAGCTGAACAAGCAGGAGAAGGCGGATCTGGTCGCATTCCTCCGTTGCTTGTGA
- a CDS encoding beta-ketoacyl-[acyl-carrier-protein] synthase family protein: protein MSSESDPIVVSGLGLWTPLAATREASWDALLTGRSAIRWLDSSRDFPEWGPAARGQWAGAPAAERPHRAVAATMAVAVVEEALHHARYQPSDLAEPERRRIGCVFGASKGSFDSLAPGFASSESGAPSRDDSLWSLAPSAPLDAILQRLRLGGPATCPVAACATGSLAILMGAQWIEQGRCDAVIVGSADAALHPGLLASYRRMGVTARIAEDPATAVRPFDRDRSGFLVGEGAAALVLERRSAAQSRGGAPLAAWDGGILVSDTAGMLSLEATGHTVRDAIARLNLRRPAAAEAGTTAMPVDLISLHGTATRENDSSEGRGLRAALGDSAASAAGFSLKGAIGHLLGGAGSVETAAAILALRDQIVPPTANLNVLDEECGFTNLSPQPLRRPLRSALKLSLGFGGHVCAIRFRRP, encoded by the coding sequence GTGAGCAGCGAATCCGACCCGATTGTCGTCAGCGGCCTGGGCCTCTGGACCCCGCTCGCCGCCACCCGCGAAGCGAGCTGGGACGCCCTCCTGACCGGCCGCTCCGCCATCCGCTGGCTCGACTCCTCCCGCGACTTCCCCGAATGGGGCCCCGCCGCGCGAGGCCAGTGGGCCGGCGCTCCCGCGGCCGAACGCCCGCACCGCGCCGTCGCGGCCACGATGGCCGTGGCCGTCGTTGAGGAGGCGCTACACCACGCCCGGTACCAACCCTCCGACCTCGCCGAACCCGAGCGGCGGCGGATCGGCTGCGTCTTCGGCGCCTCCAAGGGGAGTTTTGACTCACTCGCTCCCGGCTTCGCGTCCTCGGAAAGCGGAGCCCCCTCGCGCGACGACTCCCTCTGGAGTCTCGCCCCCTCAGCCCCGCTCGACGCCATCCTCCAGCGGCTGCGGCTCGGCGGCCCCGCGACCTGCCCGGTCGCGGCCTGCGCCACCGGGAGTCTGGCGATCCTCATGGGGGCGCAGTGGATCGAACAGGGGCGGTGCGACGCAGTCATCGTCGGAAGTGCGGACGCCGCGCTCCATCCCGGCCTCCTCGCGTCTTATCGCCGCATGGGCGTGACGGCCCGGATCGCTGAGGACCCCGCGACGGCGGTCCGGCCGTTCGACCGCGACCGGAGCGGCTTCCTCGTCGGCGAGGGAGCGGCCGCCCTGGTTCTCGAACGCCGCTCCGCCGCACAGTCCCGCGGCGGGGCGCCCCTGGCCGCCTGGGACGGCGGGATCCTCGTCAGCGACACCGCCGGCATGCTCTCGCTCGAGGCGACGGGCCATACCGTCCGCGACGCCATCGCGCGACTGAACCTCCGCCGGCCCGCCGCGGCCGAAGCCGGGACGACCGCGATGCCCGTCGATCTCATCAGCCTCCACGGCACCGCCACCCGCGAGAACGACAGCAGCGAGGGCCGCGGGCTGCGGGCGGCCCTCGGCGACTCGGCTGCGTCCGCCGCCGGCTTCAGTCTCAAGGGGGCGATCGGCCATCTGCTCGGAGGGGCCGGGAGCGTCGAAACCGCGGCCGCGATCCTGGCCCTGCGGGATCAGATCGTGCCACCCACGGCCAACCTGAACGTCCTGGATGAGGAGTGCGGTTTCACGAACCTGTCGCCGCAGCCGCTCCGCCGGCCGCTCCGGTCCGCTCTCAAGCTGTCGCTCGGTTTCGGCGGCCACGTCTGCGCGATCCGCTTCCGGCGTCCCTGA